One Microbacterium sp. No. 7 genomic window carries:
- a CDS encoding FecCD family ABC transporter permease, giving the protein MRARVPETVSASSPRRAAVVLGLLILLVVITALSLQIGRYGLSPAEILGVVARALNGTLPASDQAAAVLFSVRLPRIGLAIVAGAALSAAGVAFQGLFRNPMVSPDLLGVASGASVGACIGILLSLSGPMIQLLSFASGLAAVLLVVGISTTVTRTNGGGLLIMVLAGIVISSLASAATSLTKYLAPPETKLPEITFWLMGSFARSSSLTNLALMCAVFVIGAVPLLLLRWQLNVMAFGEEEAQALGVDTGRVRLVVIVAATLLTATTVALCGVIGWVGLVIPHICRFLVGPNHLILMPCSMVVGSCFMLGVDNVARATTAGEIPLSIVTALIGAPVFLYLLFKGQRSWSA; this is encoded by the coding sequence GTGAGGGCGCGCGTCCCGGAGACCGTCAGCGCATCGTCGCCCCGCCGCGCGGCGGTCGTGCTCGGGCTGCTGATCCTCCTTGTGGTCATCACCGCGCTGTCGCTCCAGATCGGCCGCTACGGGCTGTCCCCCGCCGAGATCCTCGGCGTCGTCGCACGAGCGCTGAACGGCACCCTTCCGGCGAGTGACCAGGCCGCGGCCGTGCTGTTCAGCGTGCGGCTGCCGCGCATCGGGCTCGCCATCGTCGCCGGTGCGGCGCTGTCGGCGGCCGGCGTCGCCTTCCAGGGCCTCTTCCGCAATCCCATGGTCTCGCCCGATCTGCTCGGCGTCGCCTCGGGAGCCAGCGTCGGCGCGTGCATCGGCATCCTGCTGTCGCTGTCGGGCCCCATGATCCAGCTGCTGTCGTTCGCGTCGGGGCTCGCGGCGGTGCTGCTGGTCGTCGGCATCAGCACCACCGTCACGCGGACGAACGGCGGCGGGCTTCTCATCATGGTGCTGGCGGGCATCGTGATCTCGTCGCTCGCTTCGGCCGCGACGTCGCTCACGAAGTACCTCGCTCCGCCCGAGACCAAGCTCCCCGAGATCACGTTCTGGCTCATGGGCAGCTTCGCGCGCAGCAGCAGCCTGACGAACCTCGCGCTGATGTGCGCGGTCTTCGTGATCGGCGCCGTGCCGCTGCTCCTGCTGCGCTGGCAGCTGAACGTCATGGCTTTCGGCGAGGAGGAGGCGCAGGCCCTCGGCGTCGACACCGGTCGCGTGCGCCTCGTCGTCATCGTCGCGGCCACCCTGCTGACCGCGACGACGGTCGCGCTCTGCGGCGTCATCGGCTGGGTGGGACTGGTGATCCCGCACATCTGCCGGTTCCTGGTCGGGCCCAACCACCTCATCCTGATGCCCTGCTCGATGGTCGTTGGCAGCTGCTTCATGCTCGGCGTCGACAACGTCGCGCGCGCCACGACGGCGGGCGAGATCCCGCTCAGCATCGTCACGGCGCTCATCGGCGCCCCCGTGTTCCTCTACCTGTTGTTCAAGGGGCAGCGCTCGTGGTCGGCATGA
- a CDS encoding ABC transporter ATP-binding protein: MTLRVEALTGGYGSRAVVRDVDLTVHAGKVVCLLGPNGVGKTTLFKTMLALQPALSGRVLVADRDLAALSRPEIARLIGYVPQSQQTPFAFTALDVVLMGRTARLPRFGAPGRTDRDAALSALDALGVTRLAGRRFTSLSGGERQMVMIARALAQEPAFIMLDEPTASLDFGNQVRVLDQVVRLAEAGIGVVMTTHAPDHAFLCDAEVVLLTGPSRMQRGPARDVLTSERLSDAYGVDVRVVPSPHDRRISYCYPLLPTMAARPDPEGTP, translated from the coding sequence ATGACCCTGCGCGTCGAGGCGCTCACGGGCGGCTACGGATCGCGCGCGGTCGTCCGCGACGTCGACCTCACCGTGCACGCCGGCAAGGTCGTGTGCCTGCTCGGCCCGAACGGCGTCGGCAAGACGACGCTGTTCAAGACGATGCTCGCCCTGCAGCCCGCGCTGAGCGGTCGCGTGCTCGTCGCCGACCGCGACCTCGCCGCGCTGTCGCGGCCCGAGATCGCACGCCTGATCGGCTACGTGCCGCAGAGCCAGCAGACGCCGTTCGCCTTCACGGCGCTCGACGTCGTGCTGATGGGACGGACGGCGCGGCTTCCGCGATTCGGCGCGCCCGGCCGGACCGACCGCGACGCGGCGCTCTCCGCGCTCGATGCGCTGGGCGTGACGCGTCTCGCCGGCCGGCGCTTCACCTCGCTGTCGGGCGGCGAGCGGCAGATGGTCATGATCGCGCGGGCGCTCGCGCAGGAGCCCGCGTTCATCATGCTCGACGAGCCGACGGCCAGCCTCGACTTCGGCAACCAGGTGCGCGTGCTCGACCAGGTCGTGCGACTGGCGGAGGCGGGGATCGGCGTCGTGATGACGACGCATGCGCCCGACCACGCCTTCCTGTGCGATGCGGAGGTCGTGCTGCTCACGGGCCCCTCCCGGATGCAGCGCGGGCCGGCCCGCGACGTGCTCACGTCCGAGCGGCTGAGCGACGCGTACGGCGTCGACGTGCGCGTCGTGCCGTCGCCGCACGATCGCCGCATCAGCTACTGCTACCCCCTCCTCCCCACCATGGCCGCCCGGCCCGACCCCGAAGGAACCCCATGA
- a CDS encoding ABC transporter substrate-binding protein, with amino-acid sequence MRTRSLRLSAALALPLLLLAGCSTAAPEATTSETSAPSSSAPASGTSATRTVTDQYGTRIEIPADVQRVAPTIGAFGHITAVVGAADKIVATIPSLGEGLFHEVWPQANPDGHDTANVEEIIASGAQVVYGPNVTEEVTAQLEAAGIVVITIDRFGTPDEMMTAIELIGDIVGDNGPARASAFTDFYAETIADVEDRVAGAEPVKVLNLRVGGDGYRTVGGNDISSAYAASAGGDVVSADVDSPDGTVGAEQILAWAPEVIFTMGRAAREQIVADPALASVPAVQNGAVFTEPSGTYPWSVRSAEGVLMPVFLGTILHPEAFADLSLAEVTQAFYERFYGYELSDEQTAAVLAGSE; translated from the coding sequence ATGAGAACCCGCTCCCTGCGTCTGTCCGCCGCCCTCGCGCTGCCGCTCCTGCTCCTGGCCGGTTGCTCCACCGCCGCTCCCGAGGCGACGACGTCCGAGACCTCGGCGCCGAGCAGCTCGGCGCCGGCCTCGGGCACGTCGGCGACCCGCACCGTCACCGACCAGTACGGCACACGGATCGAGATCCCCGCCGACGTGCAGCGCGTCGCCCCCACGATCGGCGCGTTCGGCCACATCACGGCGGTCGTCGGCGCCGCCGACAAGATCGTGGCCACGATCCCGTCGCTCGGCGAGGGCCTGTTCCACGAGGTGTGGCCGCAGGCGAACCCCGACGGACACGACACGGCGAACGTCGAAGAGATCATCGCCTCCGGCGCACAGGTGGTCTACGGCCCGAACGTCACCGAGGAGGTGACCGCGCAGCTGGAGGCCGCGGGCATCGTGGTCATCACGATCGACAGGTTCGGCACGCCCGACGAGATGATGACGGCGATCGAGCTGATCGGAGACATCGTCGGCGACAACGGCCCCGCCCGGGCATCCGCCTTCACCGATTTCTACGCGGAGACGATCGCCGACGTCGAGGACCGTGTCGCCGGGGCGGAGCCCGTCAAGGTCCTGAACCTGCGCGTCGGCGGCGACGGATACCGCACCGTCGGAGGCAACGACATCTCCTCCGCGTACGCCGCGTCGGCGGGCGGCGACGTGGTGTCGGCCGACGTCGACTCGCCCGACGGCACCGTCGGGGCGGAGCAGATCCTGGCGTGGGCGCCCGAGGTGATCTTCACGATGGGCCGCGCGGCGCGCGAGCAGATCGTCGCCGACCCCGCGCTCGCGAGCGTGCCGGCCGTGCAGAACGGCGCCGTGTTCACGGAGCCCTCGGGCACCTACCCCTGGTCGGTCCGCTCCGCCGAGGGCGTGCTCATGCCGGTCTTCCTCGGCACGATCCTGCACCCCGAGGCCTTCGCCGACCTGTCGCTGGCCGAGGTCACGCAGGCCTTCTACGAGCGGTTCTACGGATACGAGCTCAGCGACGAGCAGACCGCGGCGGTGCTCGCCGGGAGCGAGTGA
- a CDS encoding class I SAM-dependent methyltransferase produces MSVLINWAQFQNLRYVPPAGGPGSGVRWDEHAVMYAKMAELERDYTPHQVAAIPCRATDTVLDIGCGPGRLTVPMARRAASVTAMDSSPKMLAGCAAACEAAGVGNVTTLPLDWHDAVAGGNVDRHDVVVCSRTAALDDLERLSGFARKRVAIVLWANAPSIPPILDRLFAGAQEQRLGAAPGHRAVRALSYNVSFNVAYDLGYEPNVAIVPDGFARTFASAEEQYDYLRDLRPMAAGPAAEAAFRANADRFTTIAPDGSRTFRIETRSVVLWWDVRRPDYSEIWDHPAGAPG; encoded by the coding sequence GTGAGCGTGCTGATCAACTGGGCGCAGTTCCAGAACCTGCGGTACGTGCCGCCCGCGGGCGGGCCGGGGAGCGGCGTGCGCTGGGACGAGCACGCCGTCATGTACGCCAAGATGGCCGAGCTCGAGCGCGACTACACGCCGCACCAGGTCGCGGCGATCCCGTGCCGTGCGACGGACACGGTGCTCGACATCGGATGCGGGCCCGGCCGGCTCACGGTGCCGATGGCCCGCCGTGCGGCGTCGGTGACGGCGATGGACAGCTCCCCGAAGATGCTCGCGGGCTGCGCCGCCGCCTGCGAGGCCGCCGGCGTCGGCAACGTGACCACGCTGCCGCTGGACTGGCACGACGCCGTCGCGGGCGGCAACGTCGACCGTCACGACGTCGTCGTCTGCTCCCGCACGGCCGCCCTGGACGACCTGGAGCGGCTGTCGGGGTTCGCCCGCAAGCGCGTGGCGATCGTCCTGTGGGCGAACGCCCCCAGCATCCCGCCGATCCTCGATCGGCTGTTCGCCGGCGCGCAGGAGCAGCGGCTCGGCGCCGCTCCCGGTCATCGCGCCGTCCGCGCCCTGTCGTACAACGTGTCGTTCAACGTCGCGTACGACCTGGGCTACGAGCCGAACGTGGCGATCGTCCCCGACGGCTTCGCCCGCACGTTCGCGAGCGCCGAGGAGCAGTACGACTACCTGCGCGACCTGCGGCCGATGGCAGCGGGACCCGCGGCGGAGGCCGCCTTTCGCGCGAACGCGGATCGCTTCACCACGATCGCGCCCGACGGATCGCGGACGTTCCGCATCGAGACGCGATCGGTCGTGCTGTGGTGGGACGTGCGCCGGCCGGACTACTCGGAGATCTGGGATCACCCGGCCGGCGCGCCGGGATAG
- a CDS encoding ATP-binding cassette domain-containing protein, translated as MHTPAVAATGLTKTYGDLLALADVDVTIAPGEAVAIMGASGSGKTTLLHCLAAVIAPDAGSVRLARPGAEPLELVGLNENERSAVRRTLVGFVFQDHLLLPELTAVENAALPLLVTGMPRAQAEAHAAGWLAALGLAGMEQRRIGQLSGGQAQRVAIARAQVTGAPVVFADEPTGALDTATGDEVMSALLQATIGQGRSLVVVTHDPEVARRCHRVLHMRDGRIHAPGIPGAVSAPGTPGIPGTAGAHAALGTPAAPGVPGTASAPSAPSTPGAPGIPAAHAALGAPAAAGVPAAAEARR; from the coding sequence ATGCATACTCCCGCCGTGGCCGCCACCGGCCTGACCAAGACCTACGGAGACCTCCTCGCCCTCGCGGACGTCGACGTGACGATCGCCCCGGGCGAGGCCGTCGCGATCATGGGCGCCTCGGGCTCGGGCAAGACGACGCTGCTGCACTGCCTGGCCGCCGTCATCGCCCCCGACGCCGGATCGGTGCGCCTCGCCCGCCCCGGCGCGGAGCCCCTCGAGCTCGTCGGGCTGAACGAGAACGAGCGGTCGGCGGTGCGCCGCACGCTCGTGGGCTTCGTGTTCCAGGACCACCTGCTGCTGCCCGAGCTGACCGCGGTCGAGAACGCGGCGCTGCCGCTGCTCGTCACGGGGATGCCGCGGGCCCAGGCCGAGGCGCACGCCGCCGGCTGGCTCGCCGCGCTGGGACTGGCCGGCATGGAGCAGCGCCGCATCGGCCAGCTGTCGGGCGGCCAGGCGCAGCGCGTGGCGATCGCCCGCGCGCAGGTGACCGGCGCGCCGGTCGTGTTCGCCGACGAGCCCACGGGGGCCCTCGACACCGCGACGGGCGACGAGGTGATGAGCGCCCTGCTGCAGGCCACGATCGGCCAGGGGCGCAGCCTCGTCGTCGTGACCCACGACCCCGAGGTCGCCCGGCGCTGCCACCGCGTGCTGCATATGCGCGACGGCCGCATCCACGCGCCCGGCATCCCCGGAGCAGTCAGCGCACCCGGTACACCCGGCATCCCCGGCACAGCCGGCGCGCACGCTGCTCTCGGCACACCCGCCGCACCCGGCGTCCCCGGCACAGCCAGCGCACCCAGCGCACCCAGCACACCCGGCGCACCCGGCATCCCAGCCGCGCACGCTGCTCTCGGCGCACCCGCCGCCGCCGGCGTCCCCGCCGCGGCGGAGGCCCGGCGATGA
- a CDS encoding FtsX-like permease family protein codes for MTAVALPVPPAATAASVSPVHRVLTLTALLARPSRQGRAAIVLPVVAFAVTTALLLVVAGGTRMFLTTASGEFGELYVWLSLLALTLLAVPVATLGAAAARLSSRRRGDRLATLRLLGATSAEVSTMTVIEASATALAGAIAGVGLYGLVLPLVGLLPFFGGPVGVDAVWAGWPLVALAVGAVTLLATASAAVGLRRVRLTPLGVRRRTDAPPRRLALIVVGAVLLAVVALLVANPSALMQLLGPGILLGLFAAAMLVINLIGAPLVAARGRRIARRADTPAKLIAGRELAANAATAWRRVSGIAAIAFTAVVGGAGASIADLAGDEAGTIFADIRTGVLVTLGAGFVLLACSVGVTQAASVLEDRDLIVALDRLGVPEAEVRRARRMTVTVPLRWAAVGGAAVGAVLAFPIVGFSVLVAPLPIAIVALTFVAGFGLVLAALASTRPLLSAVRRG; via the coding sequence ATGACCGCGGTGGCGCTGCCCGTGCCGCCGGCCGCGACCGCGGCATCCGTGTCTCCCGTGCATCGCGTGCTGACGCTCACGGCGCTGCTCGCGCGCCCCTCGCGGCAGGGGCGCGCCGCGATCGTGCTGCCCGTCGTCGCCTTCGCCGTCACGACGGCGCTGCTGCTCGTCGTCGCGGGCGGCACGCGCATGTTCCTCACGACCGCGAGCGGCGAGTTCGGCGAGCTGTACGTGTGGCTGAGCCTGCTCGCCCTCACGCTGCTCGCGGTGCCCGTCGCGACCCTCGGCGCCGCGGCGGCGCGCCTGTCGAGCCGGCGCCGCGGCGACCGGCTGGCCACACTGCGGCTGCTCGGCGCGACGAGCGCCGAGGTCTCGACGATGACGGTCATCGAGGCGTCGGCGACCGCCCTGGCGGGCGCGATCGCGGGCGTCGGCCTCTACGGCCTCGTGCTGCCCCTCGTCGGGCTGCTGCCGTTCTTCGGCGGACCCGTGGGCGTCGACGCCGTGTGGGCCGGCTGGCCGCTCGTCGCCCTCGCCGTCGGCGCCGTCACGCTGCTCGCGACGGCGAGCGCGGCCGTGGGGCTGCGTCGCGTGCGCCTCACCCCGCTGGGCGTGCGGCGCCGCACCGACGCTCCCCCGCGACGGCTCGCGCTGATCGTCGTCGGCGCCGTGCTGCTGGCCGTCGTGGCGCTGCTCGTGGCGAACCCGTCCGCGCTCATGCAGCTGCTCGGGCCCGGCATCCTGCTGGGCCTGTTCGCGGCCGCGATGCTCGTGATCAACCTCATCGGCGCGCCCCTCGTCGCGGCGCGGGGCCGGCGCATCGCCCGGCGCGCCGACACGCCCGCGAAGCTCATCGCGGGCCGCGAGCTCGCCGCGAACGCGGCGACGGCGTGGCGGCGGGTGTCGGGCATCGCGGCGATCGCCTTCACGGCCGTGGTCGGCGGCGCGGGCGCGAGCATCGCCGACCTGGCGGGCGACGAGGCGGGCACGATCTTCGCCGACATCCGCACGGGCGTGCTCGTGACCCTCGGCGCCGGGTTCGTGCTGCTCGCATGCTCCGTCGGGGTGACGCAGGCGGCGTCCGTGCTCGAGGACCGCGACCTCATCGTCGCGCTCGACCGCCTCGGCGTGCCCGAGGCAGAGGTGCGGCGCGCGCGCCGGATGACCGTGACCGTGCCGCTGCGCTGGGCCGCCGTGGGCGGCGCGGCCGTCGGCGCCGTGCTCGCCTTCCCCATCGTCGGGTTCTCGGTGCTCGTCGCGCCGCTGCCGATCGCGATCGTCGCCCTCACGTTCGTGGCGGGCTTCGGCCTCGTGCTCGCGGCCCTGGCATCCACCCGTCCCCTGCTGTCGGCCGTGCGGCGCGGGTGA
- the secA2 gene encoding accessory Sec system translocase SecA2, with product MRRWLARVANAPGTSSLRRFERDAAAAAAHADRAAARDDADLAAAARAAARTAPGSPELLALLREAATRAIGQRPFDGQLAAASALVSGHAVELDTGEGKTLAGALAAAGLALAGRRVHVLSVNDYLAERDATWMGPLFALLGLTPAWIGQRTSADDRRRAYLADVVYAPVSEVGYDVLRDRFVTGAADAVRPVLDAAIVDEADAVMIDEAMSPLVLAGSSDDEADDVTDADALVRALDAGVHFAVDDDRATVSLTDAGLDLLERRLGGVNLFDEAHAPLLTRVNLALHAHVLVARDVDYLVDDDGIRLINTARGRVAHLQRWPDGLHAAVEAKEGVAVSSPGRVLDTLTVHDLLRRYATLSGMSGTVLAVAAELAEFYELPAGRIERRLPNRRVDHPDRVFPDAGSRERAVVEAVRARHEAGRPVLVGTQSVAESERLGAVLAEAGVSARVLNARNDAQEAAVIARAGEPGAVTISTQLSGRGTDIRLGGPDEAARDAAADAGGLAVIAVGRYPSQRLDAQLRGRAGRQGDPGETLTLVAATDELVRTHTPPHLLPRLHAAVAGHGAAAGHGAAAGHGALLGRRTAGARTDAAVRVVDQAQRIAEGARRDRHRATWAYSRAIARQRDTVLAHRDEVLRGEVDGARLGMPASAAARDVVLWCLDEQWCEHLAHLSAVRDGIHLQALAGLNPADEFHRIALRAFAGFFDEAYARAAALLAAPTALRRPSATWTYMISDNPLGTPMDRAVRTAGRWVRTHVYGLE from the coding sequence ATGAGACGGTGGCTGGCCCGGGTCGCGAACGCGCCGGGCACGTCGTCGCTGCGCCGCTTCGAGAGGGATGCCGCCGCCGCGGCCGCCCACGCCGACCGTGCCGCGGCGCGGGACGACGCCGATCTCGCCGCCGCCGCGCGGGCCGCCGCGCGGACCGCGCCCGGCTCCCCCGAGCTGCTCGCCCTGCTGCGCGAGGCCGCGACCCGCGCGATCGGGCAGCGCCCGTTCGACGGGCAGCTCGCCGCGGCATCCGCCCTGGTGAGCGGTCACGCCGTCGAGCTCGACACGGGCGAGGGCAAGACGCTCGCGGGCGCCCTCGCGGCGGCGGGCCTCGCGCTCGCCGGCCGCCGCGTGCACGTGCTCTCGGTGAACGACTATCTCGCCGAGCGCGACGCGACCTGGATGGGTCCGCTCTTCGCACTGCTGGGGCTCACCCCTGCCTGGATCGGCCAGCGCACGTCGGCGGACGACCGTCGTCGCGCCTACCTCGCCGACGTCGTCTACGCGCCCGTCAGCGAGGTCGGCTACGACGTGCTGCGCGACCGCTTCGTCACCGGAGCAGCCGACGCCGTGCGCCCCGTGCTCGACGCCGCGATCGTCGACGAGGCCGACGCCGTCATGATCGACGAGGCGATGTCGCCCCTCGTGCTCGCGGGCTCGTCGGACGACGAGGCCGACGACGTCACCGACGCCGACGCGCTCGTGCGCGCACTGGATGCCGGCGTGCACTTCGCCGTCGACGACGATCGCGCGACCGTCTCGCTCACCGATGCGGGGCTCGATCTGCTGGAGCGCCGGCTCGGCGGCGTGAACCTCTTCGACGAGGCGCACGCGCCGCTGCTCACGCGCGTCAACCTCGCGCTGCACGCGCACGTGCTCGTCGCGCGCGACGTGGACTATCTCGTGGACGACGACGGCATCCGGCTGATCAACACGGCGCGCGGCCGCGTCGCGCACCTGCAGCGCTGGCCCGACGGCCTGCACGCCGCCGTCGAGGCGAAGGAGGGCGTCGCGGTGTCGTCACCGGGTCGGGTGCTCGACACGCTCACGGTGCACGACCTGCTGCGCCGCTACGCGACGCTGTCGGGCATGAGCGGCACGGTGCTGGCGGTCGCCGCGGAGCTCGCGGAGTTCTACGAGCTGCCCGCCGGGCGCATCGAGCGGCGGCTGCCGAACCGGCGCGTGGACCACCCGGATCGGGTGTTCCCGGATGCCGGAAGCCGCGAGCGCGCGGTCGTCGAGGCCGTGCGGGCGCGGCACGAGGCGGGCCGCCCCGTGCTCGTGGGCACGCAGAGCGTCGCCGAGTCGGAGCGGCTGGGCGCCGTGCTCGCGGAGGCGGGCGTCTCGGCGCGCGTGCTCAACGCCCGCAACGACGCGCAGGAGGCGGCGGTGATCGCCCGTGCGGGCGAGCCGGGCGCCGTCACGATCTCGACGCAGCTGTCGGGCCGGGGCACCGACATCCGGCTCGGCGGTCCCGACGAGGCCGCCCGCGACGCGGCGGCGGATGCCGGGGGCCTGGCCGTGATCGCGGTGGGACGCTATCCGTCGCAGCGCCTCGACGCGCAGCTGCGCGGCCGCGCGGGTCGGCAGGGCGATCCGGGCGAGACGCTCACGCTGGTGGCCGCGACCGACGAGCTCGTGCGGACGCACACGCCGCCGCACCTGCTGCCCCGGCTGCACGCGGCCGTGGCAGGGCACGGCGCTGCGGCGGGGCACGGTGCCGCGGCGGGGCACGGTGCCCTGTTGGGGCGCAGGACGGCAGGCGCCCGCACGGACGCCGCGGTGCGCGTCGTCGACCAGGCGCAGCGCATCGCCGAGGGGGCCCGGCGCGACCGGCATCGCGCCACGTGGGCGTACTCGCGCGCGATCGCGCGGCAGCGCGACACCGTGCTCGCGCACCGCGACGAGGTGCTGCGCGGGGAGGTCGACGGCGCTCGGCTCGGGATGCCTGCATCCGCCGCCGCGCGCGACGTCGTGCTGTGGTGCCTCGACGAGCAGTGGTGCGAGCATCTCGCGCACCTGAGCGCCGTGCGCGACGGCATCCATCTGCAGGCCCTCGCCGGACTGAACCCGGCCGACGAGTTCCACCGCATCGCGCTGCGCGCCTTCGCGGGCTTCTTCGACGAGGCCTATGCGCGCGCCGCGGCGCTGCTGGCCGCGCCGACCGCGCTGCGCCGCCCCTCGGCGACGTGGACGTACATGATCAGCGACAACCCGCTCGGCACCCCCATGGACCGCGCGGTCCGCACCGCCGGCCGCTGGGTGCGCACGCACGTGTACGGGCTGGAGTGA
- a CDS encoding cupredoxin domain-containing protein — translation MTVRRVAALTLLLAPAVLAGCAGAVVEVGIRDLRFTPQEVTVRVGDTVRWRFDDEGLYHHVEADDASFDSDIVGEGTYDVTFTEPGTYPYACSVHPYMTGTVVVSE, via the coding sequence ATGACGGTGCGTCGCGTGGCCGCCCTGACCCTGCTGCTCGCGCCGGCCGTGCTGGCCGGCTGCGCGGGCGCGGTCGTCGAGGTCGGCATCCGCGACCTGCGGTTCACGCCCCAGGAGGTGACCGTCAGGGTCGGCGACACCGTGCGGTGGCGGTTCGACGACGAGGGCCTCTACCACCACGTCGAGGCCGACGACGCCTCGTTCGACAGCGACATCGTCGGGGAGGGCACGTACGACGTCACCTTCACCGAGCCGGGCACGTATCCGTACGCGTGCTCCGTGCACCCCTATATGACCGGGACCGTCGTCGTCTCGGAATGA
- a CDS encoding cupredoxin domain-containing protein, translated as MKLRTLVVPVALAAAVVVLAGCSDAAPEPAVTVMVTDMSYQPADITVKPGDTVEWVFDDGGMPHDVAGDGPLEGVLQSELLTEGSYTYTFDEAGEFGYHCTPHPMMVGTVTVEG; from the coding sequence ATGAAGCTCCGCACTCTCGTCGTCCCCGTCGCGCTCGCCGCCGCCGTCGTCGTGCTCGCCGGGTGCAGCGACGCCGCACCCGAGCCCGCGGTGACGGTGATGGTCACCGACATGTCGTACCAGCCCGCCGACATCACGGTGAAGCCCGGCGACACGGTCGAGTGGGTCTTCGACGACGGCGGCATGCCGCACGACGTCGCGGGCGACGGTCCGCTGGAGGGCGTGCTGCAGAGCGAGCTGCTCACCGAGGGCAGCTACACCTACACCTTCGACGAGGCGGGCGAGTTCGGCTACCACTGCACGCCGCACCCCATGATGGTCGGCACCGTCACCGTCGAGGGATGA
- a CDS encoding multicopper oxidase family protein: MSRPGAGLPARTLGRRGFLRLGAVGAGAVGLGALGLGTLGLSGCASASGAAGGAAQAAGSGHDYILATDPEVAAAEAARAASGRTATFALAAAPALVDLGGRQVHTWAFGGNAVAPELRLGKGDRVKVAVTNGLPEDTTVHWHGIRIRNDMDGAAPATQAPIAPGGPAFDYDFIAPDPGTHWYHSHSGLQADRGLFGALIVEDPADATGADADAVLVLDDWVDGLGVTPDAVLLALNPALGGGHGGHGGASASPSAAPGVPDGELAAAMRLVAQGHGDSAPLGGMTQHIAYPLHLVNGRPPEDPLPVEAVAGQRLRLRVINAAAETPYRFAVAGHELTIVAVDGFDVTPQTADTVILGMAQRVDVLLTVQSGAWPIVAAVEGREGHAATVLRTADSVPLSGPLPASLPEHGRRLVMESELRPAASVVLDDRAPDRDYRVELIQAGDRYAWGMAGDDAGRLVMKQGERVRITMTNATDMWHPMHTHGHTFAVPDYGGLRRDTVNVLPGTELAIEFDADNPGEWMFHCHNSYHFEAGMTANLRYIR, translated from the coding sequence ATGAGCCGGCCCGGAGCCGGCCTGCCGGCACGCACCCTCGGTCGGCGCGGATTCCTGCGGCTCGGCGCCGTGGGAGCCGGCGCCGTGGGGCTCGGCGCGCTCGGCCTCGGCACGCTGGGGCTGAGCGGCTGCGCCTCGGCGAGCGGCGCGGCCGGCGGTGCGGCGCAGGCGGCCGGCTCCGGGCACGACTACATCCTGGCGACCGACCCCGAGGTCGCCGCCGCCGAGGCCGCGCGGGCCGCGAGCGGCCGCACCGCGACGTTCGCGCTCGCGGCCGCCCCCGCGCTCGTCGACCTCGGCGGCCGGCAGGTGCACACGTGGGCGTTCGGCGGCAACGCCGTCGCGCCCGAGCTGCGGCTCGGCAAGGGCGACCGCGTCAAGGTCGCCGTCACCAACGGCCTGCCCGAGGACACCACGGTGCACTGGCACGGCATCCGCATCCGCAACGACATGGACGGCGCGGCCCCGGCCACGCAGGCGCCCATCGCACCGGGCGGGCCCGCGTTCGACTACGACTTCATCGCGCCCGACCCGGGCACGCACTGGTACCACTCGCACAGCGGCCTGCAGGCCGACCGCGGGCTGTTCGGCGCCCTGATCGTCGAAGACCCCGCCGACGCGACGGGGGCCGACGCCGACGCCGTGCTCGTGCTCGACGACTGGGTCGACGGGCTCGGCGTGACGCCCGACGCCGTGCTGCTCGCCCTCAACCCCGCCCTCGGCGGCGGGCACGGCGGGCACGGCGGCGCCTCGGCCTCGCCGTCGGCGGCGCCGGGCGTCCCCGACGGCGAGCTCGCCGCGGCGATGCGCCTCGTCGCCCAGGGGCACGGCGACTCCGCGCCCCTGGGCGGCATGACCCAGCACATCGCCTACCCGCTGCACCTCGTCAACGGACGGCCGCCCGAGGACCCGCTGCCGGTCGAGGCCGTCGCGGGCCAGCGGCTGCGGCTGCGCGTCATCAACGCCGCCGCCGAGACCCCCTACCGGTTCGCGGTCGCGGGGCACGAGCTCACGATCGTCGCGGTCGACGGCTTCGACGTCACGCCGCAGACCGCCGACACCGTCATCCTCGGCATGGCGCAGCGCGTCGACGTGCTCCTCACCGTGCAGTCGGGCGCGTGGCCGATCGTCGCCGCCGTCGAGGGACGCGAGGGGCACGCCGCCACCGTGCTGCGCACGGCCGACTCCGTGCCGCTCTCGGGACCGCTGCCCGCGTCGCTGCCCGAGCACGGCCGGCGCCTCGTCATGGAGAGCGAGCTGCGGCCCGCGGCATCCGTGGTGCTCGACGACCGGGCGCCCGACCGCGACTACCGCGTCGAGCTGATCCAGGCCGGCGACCGGTACGCGTGGGGCATGGCCGGCGACGACGCGGGACGGCTCGTCATGAAGCAGGGCGAGCGCGTGCGCATCACCATGACGAACGCGACCGACATGTGGCATCCCATGCACACGCACGGTCACACGTTCGCCGTGCCCGACTACGGCGGGCTGCGCCGCGACACCGTCAACGTGCTGCCCGGCACCGAGCTCGCGATCGAGTTCGACGCCGACAACCCGGGCGAGTGGATGTTCCACTGCCACAACTCCTACCACTTCGAAGCAGGGATGACCGCGAACCTGCGGTACATCCGGTGA